Proteins found in one Scylla paramamosain isolate STU-SP2022 chromosome 44, ASM3559412v1, whole genome shotgun sequence genomic segment:
- the LOC135093864 gene encoding uncharacterized protein LOC135093864 isoform X1, with translation MKLGVLCLLLCLASAQKHEATDEASKEADQWTSDEDTSLRAAASHAPSHALSSEEDDYDDLDLDSEEEQRDGSEKPKVETEEHYVYEYEDEYEDDYDDEDEGEERIKRKVIFGGGGGYGGVHRSRGGGGGGDPYGRRRGNHNYHGPDYGNYGSWPYGRGEYVDTSSFDNVRTETPEPTTTTTTTTRASPTRASARSRAYGIVRSSPGDGDVPSTSGRKSKTGRRETKRKLPKNLKLEIAEYALQYGTRQAVQHYSQQVGKRISEKKIEKFVRRYQQRQERTEARQN, from the exons ATGAAGTTGGGCGTCCTGTGTCTGCTGCTGTGTCTCGCCTCTGCGCAGAAGCACGAGGCCACAG ATGAAGCTTCCAAGGAGGCAGACCAGTGGACCAGCGATGAGGACACCTCCCTGCGTGCCGCCGCCAGCCACGCGCCCTCCCACGCCCTGAGCTCCGAGGAAGACGACTACGACGACTTGGACCTTGACTCCGAGGAGGAGCAGCGGGACGGCAGCGAAAAGCCTAAGGTCGAGACCGAGGAACACTATGTGTACGAGTACGAGGACGAGTACGAGGACGACtacgacgacgaggacgagggcGAGGAACGTATTAAGAGGAAGGTGATcttcggcggcggcggcgggtaCGGCGGCGTGCACCGCAgcaggggcggcggcggcgggggagaTCCCTACGGACGGCGCCGCGGCAACCACAACTACCACGGCCCGGACTACGGCAACTACGGGTCGTGGCCGTACGGGCGCGGCGAGTACGTGGACACCAGCTCCTTTGACAACGTTCGCACCGAGACCCCggagcccaccaccaccaccaccaccaccactcgcgCGTCCCCCACTCGCGCCTCCGCCAGGTCCAGGGCGTACGGCATTGTGCGCTCCTCGCCCGGCGACGGGGACGTGCCCAGCACCTCCGGCAGGAAGTCCAAGACAGGCCGGCGCGAGACCAAGAGGAAGCTGCCCAAGAACCTCAAGTTAGAGATCGCCGAGTACGCCCTGCAGTACGGCACGCGGCAAGCCGTGCAACACTACTCCCAGCAGGTCGGCAAGCGCATCAGCGAAAAGAAGATCGAAAAGTTCGTGCGGCGGTACCAGCAGCGGCAGGAGCGGACCGAGGCGCGCCAGAACTAG
- the LOC135093864 gene encoding uncharacterized protein LOC135093864 isoform X2 produces the protein MIEKSEDIRRNKTERQEKKYEASKEADQWTSDEDTSLRAAASHAPSHALSSEEDDYDDLDLDSEEEQRDGSEKPKVETEEHYVYEYEDEYEDDYDDEDEGEERIKRKVIFGGGGGYGGVHRSRGGGGGGDPYGRRRGNHNYHGPDYGNYGSWPYGRGEYVDTSSFDNVRTETPEPTTTTTTTTRASPTRASARSRAYGIVRSSPGDGDVPSTSGRKSKTGRRETKRKLPKNLKLEIAEYALQYGTRQAVQHYSQQVGKRISEKKIEKFVRRYQQRQERTEARQN, from the coding sequence ATGAAGCTTCCAAGGAGGCAGACCAGTGGACCAGCGATGAGGACACCTCCCTGCGTGCCGCCGCCAGCCACGCGCCCTCCCACGCCCTGAGCTCCGAGGAAGACGACTACGACGACTTGGACCTTGACTCCGAGGAGGAGCAGCGGGACGGCAGCGAAAAGCCTAAGGTCGAGACCGAGGAACACTATGTGTACGAGTACGAGGACGAGTACGAGGACGACtacgacgacgaggacgagggcGAGGAACGTATTAAGAGGAAGGTGATcttcggcggcggcggcgggtaCGGCGGCGTGCACCGCAgcaggggcggcggcggcgggggagaTCCCTACGGACGGCGCCGCGGCAACCACAACTACCACGGCCCGGACTACGGCAACTACGGGTCGTGGCCGTACGGGCGCGGCGAGTACGTGGACACCAGCTCCTTTGACAACGTTCGCACCGAGACCCCggagcccaccaccaccaccaccaccaccactcgcgCGTCCCCCACTCGCGCCTCCGCCAGGTCCAGGGCGTACGGCATTGTGCGCTCCTCGCCCGGCGACGGGGACGTGCCCAGCACCTCCGGCAGGAAGTCCAAGACAGGCCGGCGCGAGACCAAGAGGAAGCTGCCCAAGAACCTCAAGTTAGAGATCGCCGAGTACGCCCTGCAGTACGGCACGCGGCAAGCCGTGCAACACTACTCCCAGCAGGTCGGCAAGCGCATCAGCGAAAAGAAGATCGAAAAGTTCGTGCGGCGGTACCAGCAGCGGCAGGAGCGGACCGAGGCGCGCCAGAACTAG
- the LOC135093862 gene encoding LOW QUALITY PROTEIN: uncharacterized protein LOC135093862 (The sequence of the model RefSeq protein was modified relative to this genomic sequence to represent the inferred CDS: deleted 2 bases in 2 codons), which translates to MTVVARVVVLAPVALLVLSCLISTSTAQHEPAPPQGPAVSRSSRGGVVESVARWLEQQDVPEEARWRVEELVEDLRAGEVNEEYLRGLLSAILQEDDEEEDVEEEEEMEEMNPSILHGDDEEDELDEAIALGLLDSEEEEGEEEEREEREQNEEEQDLPAEEEDFPADVTSEEEEEEREATHGEDRSVEERGGGQEEGDGGVEAGLDEALIQRLLEGFSFQAQGLSRPKRSPRRSSSRRSSSRSSSSSSGGGWWRRSSPSSSSSSSSSSSRSSSSSSTSRSSYPSTSRTGTSSSSSSSSSSSGGVRPVPSGYPGTTQPVGGYPGGARPGYPGTTQPVGGYPGGARPGYPGNTQPVGGYPGSTSPGGYPGTTHPVGGYPGGARPGYPGTTQPVGGYPGAAKPGYPGTTQPVGGYPGSTSPGGYPGTTHPVGGYPGGARPGYPGTTQPVGGYPGSTSPGGYPGTTHPVGGYPGGARPGYPGTTQPVGGYPGGAKPGGYPGNTQPVGGYPGVARPGGYPGTTHPVGGYPGGARPGGYPGTTQPVGGYPGGVRPFGSYPSTNQPYGGGYSPAGWGAPAGGFSTGYRPYGGYSTGYGGFATATRPTYGAAGMGMMGGSRGFGAYPVGGYPMPVKTKKSKKQKIKNLVATAGTAYVMHKAAKKTKFLSPMGFGHRGFGYGGFGGYGGYGGYGGYGGLGRGFGHGIGGFGSKALVGGLAGMGAAKVGKKLLGAYIKLKIAKYALKFGAEAAKAYFYYKMGLELDEYMIGKFVNRYHYHRVRGDSRWRYYHHHARRTRKGNDTESDNITLGEFCNRQCVKNDTRICQFNFDVHLYQTMSRACYDCPRNKTDCERPECITADGSRRMIFTVNKQLPGPAIQVCVGDKVLVDVMNNLPSSAIALHWHGVTMGATSALPDARSTPYMDGAAGVTQCPIPPGSGFRYAFFATDPGTHMWHAGLERGDGLFGALIVTQSSEDDPYVHIEEHMLVISDWYNKSSVALLADRHSAGPPPRPSALLINGRGTRVTSPAVPPPRLLIQEGTRYRLRVVSAAAALCPVTLNVEGHDLIILALDGEPVSFVNASTILLNPGERYDVMFRAEQEFSSRPNGTFWVRVVGGGACEGLYQHAALQYLPDDFANFTVNDTLPEVPPVTAPSSDEESMKYFTGSCDAPGQRCLSHLSSLSPVPSRITSARADHTLYLAFMRRYSHNQHYYSLFYYDIFSDPEGKRLRTPQINNLSFRPPPKPLLTNWKALKSENCSADTGVRVNQCVMDFCECIHVIPIKKGALVEMVMVGEGPANETAEPVHIHGYKFWVLSQVEASALPEIPPFPTPPPPANGTTPPPPPLPPFLYRDGAKKLDEQGQLVRDLNSPILKDTVSVPAGGYTIVRFIADHPGLWLLESQVSLSAASGMALVLQVGEKNDVPSRPPPDFPTLLEFESDGQVVMGRSDG; encoded by the exons ATGACTGTGGTGGCGAGGGTAGTGGTGTTGGCTCCTGTGGCTCTCCTGGTCCTATCCTGCCTCATCTCTACCTCCACAGCACAGCACG AGCCTGCGCCGCCCCAGGGTCCCGCCGTCAGCAGGTCCTCACGAGGGGGCGTGGTGGAGAGCGTGGCGCGGTGGCTGGAGCAGCAGGACGTGCCGGAGGAGGcgaggtggagggtggaggagctGGTGGAGGACTTGCGTGCCGGGGAGGTGAACGAGGAATACCTGCGGGGCCTCCTTAGCGCCATCCTGCAGGAggacgatgaggaagaggatgtagaggaggaagaggagatggaggagatgaaCCCCAGCATCCTTCATGGCGACGACGAGGAAGATGAGCTGGACGAGGCCATCGCGTTAGGTCTTCTGgacagtgaagaggaggagggggaggaggaggagcgagaggagCGAGAGCAGAATGAAGAGGAGCAGGATCTTCccgcagaagaagaagactttCCCGCAGATGTGaccagcgaggaggaggaggaggagcgtgaaGCCACTCATGGGGAGGACAGGAGTGTGGAGGAGCGTGGAGGCGGCCAGGAGGAAGGGGACGGCGGCGTGGAGGCGGGCCTGGACGAGGCGCTCATCCAGAGGCTGCTGGAGGGCTTCAGCTTCCAGGCGCAGGGGTTGTCCAGACCCAAACGATCCCCGCGCCGCTCCAGCTCCCGCCGCTCcagcagtaggagcagcagcagcagcagcggaggCGGCTGGTGGAGAAGATCCAGccctagctcctcctcctcctcttcctcctcctcctcccgatcctcctcctcctcctcaacctccagATCATCATATCCCAGCACCAGCAGAAccggcacctcctcctcctcctcctcctcctcctcttcctctggcgGTGTTCGACCCGTGCCCTCCGGCTACCCTGGGACGACCCAGCCTGTGGGGGGTTACCCTGGGGGCGCCAGGCCAGGCTACCCCGGGACAACCCAACCAGTGGGAGGATACCCAGGAGGTGCCAGGCCAGGATACCCCGGGAACACACAGCCCGTGGGAGGATACCCTGGGAGTACCAGCCCTGGAGGCTATCCTGGGACCACGCACCCTGTCGGGGGATACCCTGGGGGCGCTAGGCCAGGATACCCTGGAACAACACAGCCCGTGGGGGGATACCCTGGTGCTGCCAAGCCAGGCTACCCTGGGACCACACAGCCCGTGGGAGGATACCCTGGGAGTACCAGCCCTGGAGGTTATCCTGGGACCACGCACCCTGTTGGGGGATACCCTGGGGGTGCTAGGCCAGGATACCCTGGAACAACACAGCCCGTGGGAGGATACCCTGGGAGTACCAGCCCTGGAGGCTATCCTGGGACCACGCACCCTGTCGGGGGATACCCTGGGGGCGCCAGGCCAGGATACCCAGGAACTACACAGCCCGTGGGAGGATACCCAGGAGGTGCAAAGCCCGGGGGCTACCCTGGAAACACGCAGCCCGTGGGCGGCTACCCCGGGGTTGCCAGGCCGGGGGGCTACCCTGGAACAACACATCCTGTTGGGGGTTACCCAGGGGGAGCCAGACCAGGAGGTTACCCCGGCACCACTCAGCCAGTAGGAGGTTACCCTGGGGGCGTGCGTCCCTTCGGCAGCTACCCCAGCACCAACCAGCCGTATGGGGGCGGCTACAGCCCCGCGGGATGGGGTGCACCAGCAGGCGGTTTCTCCACCGGGTACCGGCCCTACGGGGGCTACTCCACCGGTTACGGGGGCTTCGCCACTGCCACGCGGCCCACCTACGGGGCAGCCGGGATGGGCATGATGGGCGGCAGCCGCGGCTTCGGGGCCTACCCGGTGGGCGGCTACCCCATGCCAGTGAAGaccaagaagagcaagaagcaGAAGATCAAGAACCTGGTGGCCACAGCGGGCACGGCCTACGTCATGCACAAAGCCGCCAAGAAGACTAAGTTCCTGTCGCCCATGGGGTTCGGCCACCGCGGCTTTGGCTACGGCGGCTTCGGCGGCTATGGCGGCTATGGCGGCTACGGCGGCTACGGCGGCTTGGGGCGAGGCTTTGGGCACGGCATTGGCGGGTTCGGAAGCAAGGCGCTAGTGGGGGGCCTGGCGGGGATGGGGGCCGCCAAGGTGGGCAAGAAGCTGCTGGGGGCGTACATCAAGCTCAAGATCGCAAAGTATGCCCTGAAGTTCGGCGCGGAGGCAGCCAAGGCGTACTTCTACTACAAGATGGGCCTGGAGCTGGACGAGTACATGATTGGCAAGTTTGTGaaccgctaccactaccaccgcgtTAGGGGAGACAGCCGCTggcgctactaccaccaccacgctcgCAGGACACGCAAGGGCAACGACACCGAGTCCGACAACATCACTCTGG GTGAGTTCTGCAATCGCCAGTGTGTGAAGAACGATACACGCATCTGCCAGTTTAATTTTGACGTTCACCTGTACCAGACTATGTCCAG AGCGTGTTATGACTGTCCCCGTAACAAGACAGACTGTGAACGGCCTGAATGTATCACAGCTGACGGTTCAAGGCGCATGATCTTCACAGTCAACAAACAATTACCTGGTCCAGCCAtacag GTGTGCGTGGGTGACAAGGTGCTCGTAGACGTCATGAACAACCTGCCATCGTCTGCCATTGCTTTACACTGGCACGGCGTCACTATGGGGGCTACCAGTGCTCTCCCCGACGCAAGATCGACCCCCTACATGGACGGGGCCGCTGGGGTAACACAGTGTCCAATTCCCCCTGGGTCTGGATTCCGCTACGCTTTCTTTGCCACTGACCCGGGGACCCACATGTGGCacgcag gtCTGGAAAGAGGGGACGGGCTGTTTGGCGCCCTTATCGTCACACAAAGCTCTGAAGATGATCCCTACGTGCATATTGAGGAACATATGCTGGtg ATAAGCGATTGGTACAACAAGTCATCAGTGGCACTCCTGGCTGACAGACACTCCGCCGGCCCTCCCCCGCGCCCCTCCGCCCTCCTTATCAATGGCAGGGGCACGCGGGTCACCTCCCCAGCCGTCCCTCCACCTAGATTACTTATTCAGGAAG GCACCCGCTACCGCCTCCGCGTGGTGAGTGCCGCCGCCGCGCTGTGTCCCGTCACCCTCAACGTGGAAGGGCACGACCTCATCATCCTGGCTCTGGACGGGGAGCCGGTGTCCTTCGTCAACGCCTCCACCATCCTCCTTAACCCTG GAGAGAGATACGATGTGATGTTCAGGGCGGAGCAGGAGTTCTCGTCACGCCCTAACGGGACCTTCTGGGTGCGCGTGGTGGGCGGGGGGGCATGCGAGGGCCTCTACCAGCACGCCGCCCTGCAGTACCTCCCTGATGACTTCGCCAACTTCACTGTCAATGATACGTTGCCGGAAGTGCCCCCAGTGACTGCCCCGAGTAGCGATGAGGagtccatg AAATACTTCACTGGTTCCTGTGACGCACCTGGGCAGCGCTGTCTATCTCACCTGTCAAGCCTCTCACCTGTCCCCAGCCGCATCACCTCCGCACGGGCAGACCACACGCTGTACCTGGCCTTCATGCGACGCTACAGCCACAACCAACATTACTACTCCCTCTTCTACTACGATATCTTCTCAG ATCCGGAGGGGAAGAGACTAAGAACCCCACAGATCAACAACCTCAGCTTCAGACCACCACCGAAGCCCTTACTTACGAACTGGAAGGCCCTGAAGAGTGAGAACTGCAGCGCTGATACCGGCGTGAGGGTGAACCAGTGTGTGATGGACTTTTGTGAATGTATCCATGTTATCCCAATCAAGAAGGGAGCGTtggtggagatggtgatggtgggggaag GACCAGCCAACGAGACAGCAGAACCG GTCCACATACACGGGTACAAGTTTTGGGTTCTGAGTCAGGTGGAGGCCTCAGCACTCCCGGAGATCCCACCCTTCCCCACGCCTCCACCTCCAGCCAATGGGACCACTCCGCCACCGCCTCCACTTCCGCCATTCTTGTACCGCGACGGAGCGAAGAAACTAGACGAGCAGGGGCAGCTGGTGAGGGATCTGAATAGT CCTATTCTGAAGGATACTGTGTCGGTTCCTGCAGGAGGCTACACTATCGTCAGGTTCATTGCAGATCACCCAG GACTGTGGTTGCTAGAGAGCCAGGTGAGTTTGAGCGCCGCGTCTGGAATGGCTCTCGTGTTGCAAGTCGGAGAGAAGAATGACGTCCCCAGCAGGCCTCCTCCGGACTTCCCAACCCTGCTAGAGTTTGAAAGTGATGGGCAGGTAGTGATGGGCAGGAGTGATGGGTAG